Genomic segment of bacterium:
GGACGATAGCCGGTCCGGCGCTGCCGACCCCCTCACCCGGAACCCAGCAGCAGGAATGGACCCTCGATGCTGCGAAGCACTTTGTCGCCGCCGACTCCTGGGGCGCGGCGGGCAATCTGCGGCAGCTAAACTCCGCGGTGCCGGTCACGATTCGCTGGGACCGGGGGGAGGCCTGGGCGAGTCCGACCCAGCGCTTCACCTGCCTCGTGCTCGTGGCCATCGATGCGAATCCCCTGAGTACCTCCCGCCCATATCTGTTGCGACCCAATGAGGAAATCACGATTCATCCTGCCAATCGCACGCTCTTCGCGTTTTTCCCGGACCTTGATGCCAAAACGAACAATCGCGGGACCGTCCGCCTCGCGCTCCATGACCGGAGCGACCGTCGCACCACCCTGGAAGTCGATGCCCGGCGCCATGCGATTGATCTCACGGCCACCAACGCCCTGCCGGTGACCCTCGTCCCGCAGCGACCCGCCATCATCACGGCAACACGCGCGGCGGCCCAGGACCACTTCCGCGATGCGCCTCTGCGTCATGCCCTGGTGGGCTTCGATTCCGCCGCTGGTCGCGATGCGGCGGTGATCTCGGATCAGGCGCGCTTCCCGATCACCATTGTTCCAACCACCGCTACCGGAGCCCTCTGCTTCATCGGTGCGGAAAATGTCACTGATGCCAGCGGCACCATCCGCTGGCAGGTATCGCAACAGGCCCAACTCGGGTACTTCAAAAAGGGGGTCCGCACAAATCAGCCGATTTTCGACGCCACTCCGCCGGCCCTCGGACGATCCGGCTATGAACTGCGCCTCTCGCAGATCAGCGTCGGCACCATGGGCGCTGCCCTGATCCCCATCGCGCTATCGCAGGTCTATGCCGGCGACCAGCTCCTGATCACCGGGACCCTCCCGGTCGGGATCAGTGTCGCGGCCTTGCGTCTCTACGATGGCACCGGGTCGACAAGTGGTTTCAAGGCCCGGGCAACCTGCGTGAGTGGCGCCCTGGCAGTCACGGCTCTGGGAGCCGCCGACCAGACTACGAGTCGCTGGGACGAGTTGCTCTGGGGGGACTTCTCCAGCGATGCCCTCCTCGCTGCCGGCCAGGCAACATCCCGCCAACGGATTCCGGCCGGGACCCCGTTCCGCGTCACTCTCAATGTTGCGCCCTATCGCGATGGGCGTCGCGGCAATCCGCAAACGCTCTATCTGGGGCTGGCGGTTGGTCCTGATGAGTTCTGGGTGAGTAGCGAAGCCCGGAGCACATTTGACACCGCCGCAGCGCTCCCTCCCATCCCCCTCACAACCTCATCGGGGTGGTATCAGGATTAGACCAGGGCTGCCGCAACGGGACTAGTGTCCGGCCACCCAAATCGCCACGCACGCCAGGGCTGCGGTGCAGCTCCAGAGCAGCAGGGTCGCCTGATTGGGCGTCAGACCCCGTCGCAGCAACTGATGGTGGATGTGGTTCTTGTCCGGGACACCAATCGGCTGGCCGGAGAGGGAGCGGCGAATCATCGCCCAGGTGGTGTCGAAAATCGGGACACCCAGGATGAGGAACGGCAGGAGCAGCGTCAGACCCGCAGCAGTCTTGTACGCCCCTTCGATGGCGATGGCTCCCAACAAAAATCCAAACAGGAGGCTTCCGGCATCGCCGAGAATGATCTTCGCTTTGGGGAAGTTGTGCGGCAGAAACCCCAGCGCCGCGCCGCACATCGCTGCCGCCAGCAACGCCGCCACATGCTGATCGGACAGCGATGCCAGGAAAAGAAACGCCGCCCCCGCTATGAGGGTCGTGCCGCTTGCCAGCCCATCGAGCCCATCTGACAGATTAATGGCGTTCATGCACCCCATCAGCCAGAGGATCGTCAGGAAGATGTTCAGGTACCCATGAAAGACCAGCAGTCCCCCCTGGTCATCCCGGAAGAGAAGGCGCAGCCAAGGCATGTTTTCCAGTGCGTTTGGACCGAAGGGATTGGACACAAAGTCCCAGGAGAGTCCGAAACACAGGACCACCACGCAAATCGCCAGCTGCCCGAGCGCTTTGGAGCTGGGGCGGAGATGGTACAGGTCGTCGAACAGGCCCAGGATAAACACCAGCGTGCCGCCGATGACAATTCCCAGCGTCCGATAGACCGTCAGCGCCTCTTCCGGGTCCCCCGGATGCTGCACCACCCCGCTAATGTGAATCCCGCCGAGCACCGGCATCAGACTGACCAGCCCCACCAGGAAGCCGACCAGCACCCCCAACCCCCCCAGGAGGGCCAGTGGATCCTTGTGGATTTTGCGCGGGTCCGGGTGGTCGAGGACTTCCCGCTGATGCGCAAAGCGAATCACCCGGAAGGTGAAGAGCCAGGTGGTCGCCATGGCGAACACGAGCGGGATCCAGAGGAGCAGGACGAAGTCCACGAGGGGCCAGTATACCTTTCAGCGCGACCGGTCAGCCCTCATTCGCAGCAGCCAGGGTGCCATAACGGGCTACTGCGGACCGTAGAGATACGGGTCCGGGTCGGCCGCCCGTGGCTCCAGTTCATGGAGGATCACCGGCCACGCCTTCCCGGTCAGCTTCGGGGTGTGATTCCAGGTCGTGCTGACCAGAATCATCTCGACCGGCACCTCACCGGGGGGCCGCAGGACCGGGAAGCGCAGTTCCCCCGCGCGATCCATCTGTACCGTCAGCGCCTGCTCCAGATAGACCCGTTTGAACAGCTTCATCAAATGTGTCCCGGAGAGAAGCATGAAGTCCTGCTCCGGCACTCCGGGCGGGGGATATACGAGCCGCGGCTCTCCCCCGACCAGCATCCTGTCCGCACCGGTGAAGACCCGCACCATCCGGGAGAGGTAATCCTCCTCCACCGGCAGGATCACCAGATCGTTGGGTCCCATCGCCCAACGCCAGGAGATAACTTCCTGATACGCCCCCGGACGTCCAAAAACACTGTTCGGCCAGATCCCCATCCCCAGATTCCACGCCAGCATCAGGACCACGAGCGCCTGGATGGGGCGCTTGCGGGTCTGCGGACTGAGCGTAATCCAGAGCCCCACCAGCAGCGCCATCGCTGGCAGATAGATCAGCCGCAGATAGCCAAAAACCGGATTAATCGCCCCGATGATGAAAAAGCTCGGCGTGGTCCAGAGGAGGAACATGGCAAGATTCCGCCCCGGCTCGCCCTGACGCAGCATGGTGACGGTCGGAAACAGCGCGATCGCCGCCAGGATCGTGTTCAGCAACCACAGATACGGCAGCCATTTGCCCAGGACCGGGCTATCGAACAAGGCGGTTTCCGATGGCGGACGGCGATAGGTGTAATACAGGCTGTCGTGGTCCGCCCAAAAGGCCAGATTAAAGTGCCCCAGCGCCATGGAGTAGAGCCAGGGCTGCTGCTCATCGCCGCGGGCTTGCGCGCCGAAGGGGGTGGACCGCACGAGCCCCTGGGCGAGAAACGGCACGATGCCCCCGGTCCGCTCTTTGTACAACCCCTCCCCTACCACCAGATACGGCGTACCTACCAGCAACGCCAGGATCGCAGCATGGACTCCCCAGGCAAGGAGCTTCCGCTTCACCGGATGCTCCTGCCGCGTCCAGATGGCGTACCAAATCGGGATGATCAGCACGATCGCCAGCAGGTGGATCAGCAGTGCCAGCGACAGAAAGAACCCGCTCCAGTAGAGCCGGTCCTTGTGCCCGACAGTCGCATAGCTCCAGGCACACCAGACCGCAGCGGTGCCGAAGAGGGTCATCAGGATGTAGGGGTTCACATCGGTCCCGCAGTGCCAGAGCGTGAAATTCGCCCCGACAAACCCGGTGATCGTGAACGCCACTGAGGTCCGCGACCCCATGAGCCGGGACCAGCGATACACGCAGGCCAGCAGCAGCAGTGTCAGCAGGCCGTTAGCGGTCTGACAGAAGAAGAGTTCCTGACCGGGGGTCTGATCAAACCCGAAGAGCCGCGCGAGAGTCAGCCCGAATTGCAGCATCGGGGCCCACGCGAACGCGTTGGGGTGGAAGTTTTCCCACCAGGGCGACTGCGAAAGTCGCCAGACCATCGTCAGGGTTTCCCCATTAAACAGCCGAGTCGGCAGGAGCAGGTACAGGCAGGCCCAGGCCAGCCAGAAGGCGAAGCGGACCGACTTGTGGACATCGTGTGGGGTGCGACGTCCTGCCGCATCGAAGTAGTAGGTCATGCCCCGGCGACCCTCGTCGCCCTGTCCTAAAAGATGTTGAAGCGATTCCGGCGCTTAGCCGGTCCGGCGGCCACATAGTCCAGCAGTCCCTGCCGCAACACGACCCGTTGATGCGCTGTCTTGAGTTCACCCTTCGTCGTCAGAATCACGGCGAAGAGTGTGATATCGCCGGTATGTCCCGGCCGTGACGGGTCAAAGCCTGGAACGCGCTGTGCTGCAGAAAGATCGAATGTCAGCCGGAAGTCCGGCGTATTGATCGCCTGCTGGGATTGCGTCACCACCTGCCCATTCGCCAGGAAGGTCCAGAAGAGTTCCGCCTGCTGAAACTCCTCGCCATTGATGGTCCCGGAGAGCGTGAAGGCACTCCCCCAGTCCACCGGCTGCAGGGGGGCTTCATTGAGCACCATCTGGAAGGTCGACTTCCGGTTTGGGACGTAGAACTGATACGACGGCGGCACCTGCAGTGCCCCATCAATCGCCAGTTGCGGCGACACTGTGTACACCCCTGGTTGCTGGATACTGGCACCAGCCGCCGGGGATCCGGCGAATCCCCGGGCATCGACCGGCACCTGGAAGTACTCTTCCGTGCTGTCAGGGCGGCGCATGGTGACTTTCAGCGTCCCCGGACGAGGCGGAAAGATATGCATTTGCGGGACATAGGTTCGGAACTGGTCGACGATCATCCCTGGGGGGATCGCCTGTTGCAGGATGAATGGAGCGGTCCGCCCCAGCAGGTCATCGGCTCCGGATCCCGGTGGCATGACACTGAAGCGCGCCACCCGGTCGGAGACCACCATGCCTGCGGAATACCCCCCCTGCGCGGAGTCCTTCAGTTTGTGGTCGTACACACTCACCCCACCATAGAGGAGCCAGGCACTGCCACGAGGCCAGTCGAGCAACGGACCCGCAAGCAGCGCGGGGTCATCACTGTCGCCATCCCGGACCATCGCGCGCGCCCCCTCACCCGGCGCGACCGCCCAGGCATAGAGCCGACCCGCCCGGTCCCGGGACTCCGGATAGGCCGCTGCCGGATAGCCCTGCGGGGTCGCGGAAGTCGGCAGGAAGCCCCGTTCGCCATTGGAGAGATCCACCAGCGAGCTGGCGGGCAACAGTCGCCGGTCGATGAGGCTCAACTCCCCGCGCCCATAGAGCCGTGGATCGAAGCGCTGATCGCCGGGGGGAATAAAGAGAAGCTCCCCCGCAACCAGCGGGAAATCGAGCCCCAGTTCCAGCGTTGGGCTCTGACGCGCTCCCAGTCCGCCGAACGCTGGCAGCAGCCCCAGCGACTGATCGTCATCCTGCCCCTTCTGCACCGGCGGCATCACGATGCTCGCCGACTCCCACTGCCCCAGATACTCCCAGCCGTTGCTCGCAGTGAAGGAAGCTTCGGCCAGAATGCGATACTCCCCATCGTTCTGGAAGAACAACTGACCAGGACCGCTCCAGCCATCTTTGAGGTAGCGCAGTTCCGGCACGAAGTCGCCTGCATCGTTGCACTTGCCATCCTGAATCCAGCGAAAGACCCGCTCGGACCCATGCACGGCCAGCCACTGCGTAAAGGTGAGCTTTGCCGGCACCGGCGGATAGACCCGCGTAGCGAGGGAAATCGATTCTTTCTCGAATGCCGGCATCCCCGGCAGGGTCGCGACCCGCAGGTCGAGTGGCATCGCGACGTGGATGTCGTACGTTCCATCCAGGCGATAGGTCTGCCCATCGGGATCGGTCAGCTGCCCCTGAGCTCGCAGGACATGCTTCCCAAAGCGTGAGAACGCGAAGGTGGTCTGCAGTCGGTCGGTCCGGAGCCGGCCCTCCTCGATGCCGAGGATGTGGGCGTTCCCCAACTGCATGGTGGTGCGGTCTGGCGTCTCCAGGCTGAGTGCCAAATGGCTGTCCGCACCGACTGGCTGCAGCATCAGGGGGAAGAGCCCGCTCGACTGCCCGGTCTCCTGCAGAAATGGGATAGTCGCTTCGAGGGAGTACTGACGCTGGATGCCGTTCGGCTCGAAGGGGGGCAGGATGGTCTTCGGACCCTGCATCTGCCGCGTCAGCAGTCCCAGCTTGCCTTTGAGTCGGTCCGGCAGGGCTCCGCCCTGCGGGGCCTCGGTGAAGAACGCCACCGGCAATGTCGGCTCGGCAGCGGTTTTGACGGCGGTGAGGGGATAGCGGGCAAGGGAATCGGCGCTGGTGTTCAGCGCCAGTTCCGCCGGATTCATCCCCATCAGCGTGGTGTACTCCAGCGATGACAACCGGATCCCAAACTGTGCGGTGAAGCGATACCACCCCGGCAAAAACTCTTCCCCCACCGGGACCGTGTAGCGGAAGCGTGCTGAGAAATGCTCCTGGTCGGCGGCCTTCGCGATGTCCGCCACGGGGACCAGCAGGAGCCGGTTCCCCGGATGACGAATCGCACCACCAAAGGCATCGGTCGGATTTCTGGGCGCTGCTGCCGCCACGGGGACACCGGTGGGGCTCAGGACCGTCGTCCCCAGTCCCGAAGCCCCATAGCGATAGTCGCCATCGCCATCAAAAATCCGCTCCGCCAGCAATACCAGATAGAGCCCCTGTGTCCGGTCGAGCCAGTACCAGAGTCCCGGCGACCGGACCGTCAGGCTCGCTTCGTACTCCAGCACCTGGTCGTTCTGGAAAAAGCTCGATTGCAGCGCCCAGTGCCCCCCCTCGCGAACCGCGCCTTCATGGATGAAGCTTCCGAGGAGTCGGCTGTCAGCGGCCAGCGGCGGGGGAGGCGGTAGCTCGCCATCGGGACCGGGCTGCGGTTGTCCAGCATCGGCCGCCAGCAGATTTGTGGGATCTGATGGCGCGGGTGCTGCCTGCGACGGTGCCGGGGCTGGCTTGTCTTTGGGCTTCGCGACCGGCGTCTTGCCGTAGTTCTTTGTGTCCCGGGGATTGCGATTTCCCTGGGCATAGCCCGGATCGCTGCTTCCCAGGAAGAGCAGGAGTACGCCCCAGAGCCAGATAAGTTGGCGCATGGTGGATCGTGCCGGGGTGGTCCCCGTCCGCTGCTGAGTCATTCCTCTGCTCGTCCTCCCGTACACAACACCCCCAGGACCTCCCCGGGGGTTTTCGCCCGGCCTCCTGCCGGCAGAAGCAGGGCTCGTAAAGCCGATTCTAGCACCGGCATCTTTTCTTCTCAGGCACAATAACTCCACCATGACTCCCCCGCCGATGGCTGCTGCTCCCCCTCCCGCCAGGACTCTGTCACCGGCTATGCGCTGGCTCATCGTCCTGGCACTGCTGGTCCTCGCGACCCCTTTCATCCTCTTCGCGGTCCTGGCGAAGAATCCGGAGCTCGCTGGTCGGCTGGAGCAACAGGTCAGCGATGCAGAGTTCCGTGTGAAAGAGGAGTACTACGAGCGGATCGCAGCCCGACTCCGCAGCAATCCCGCAGAAGCCCGATTGCCTCTCGGGAGTGAACTCGCAGGGCAACTCAGCACGCAGGTCGTGGGAGCGCAGCTGCTGCTACAGGAGCCGCCAGCCACTACACCAGACATCCTCCTGGCATCGCCGGTTCTGTTCTACTGGCCACTCCTCGCCTCGGGCGACCCACGACCGCTCCTGCCACTCCCGCCACGCGCCGCTATCAGCCCGGCGGAAGTGGTCTACTACGGCCAGTTGCCCCCGCAAGCCTCCGGACAGCCATTACAAACGGATCCTCCCTTCACTCTCCATGCACCATTACCGGATTACTACAAAGAAGCGGATCCCGATTTGTTGGCGGGCCCCCATGCCGAGCAGCTGGCGGTCCTGACCCGGCCCTACAAACGATTCGTGGGGCAGGCATTGCTGCTACCGCTGGAGCAACTCTCCAATAGCCTGGCATCGATTGGTCAAATCCCCGCCAGCTTCGGTGAGTTTCAGACGATGGCGAGCTTCGCGCTGGTCCAGGAACCACTCGCCCCGGTGATGGATGTGGTCCCCGGCATTGAGGCGTTTATCGATCGGTCGCAGCCTGACGCCCCCCGCGTTACGGTCGTCCTCCAGCAGGACACCCGGCTGGTGGACTCCCTGGGAGTGCCGTTCCATGCGGTCGCGCCCTGGCAACCCCTCTGGACCCTCGCCTGGGATGACCCGTCGCTGCGCTGGATCAGCCGCGACACGATCCCGGTCCAGCGTTAGCCGGTCGCCGGAGGGGTCGACCACTGCAACAGCACGACGCCGGCGATGATGAGTCCGATGCCCGCAAGCTGCGGAGCTCCCAAGGCTTCCCGAAAGAGCCACAGACCAATGAGCGCAGTCCCTGCGGTCCCCACGCCCGACCAGATGGCGTAGACCACCCCCAGCGGCAGCACCTTGAGGGTCTGCGCCATCAGGGCAAACGCGCAGCCATACCCAACGACGACACCCAGACTTGGCACCAGCTTTGTGAAGCCGACCGACAGCTTCATGGAGGTCGTCCCGGCAATCTCAAAAAGGATCGCCAACCCCAGCAGCAGGTAGGGAGTCATGATGTCAGTCTGCCCCGTTTCTCAGATGGTCAGCAAAACGCCCCCGGAAAGCATCCAGGGGCGTCAGAGTATGGTCAGTATGCAACCTGAGGGCGCTACGAACGCCGGCTAAATCGCCGGATCGACAGGCGGACCCTGTTCTTCGCCCGGCCGCTTGCCCGGGTCAGTACCGGGATCCGTCCCTGGATTGTTCCCGACGTCATAGTCCGTCGAGAGATTGCTCGGGACTTCCGCCGGCTCCAGCTCCTTCACGATTTCATCGAGCCGGACATCCGTCAGGCTCTCCAGAAACTCCACCAGATGCCCGACTTCCTCGTCTGTCAGGACCGGTGGCTGCTTGAAGAACGCATCCAGGGTTGCCTTCTGCTTTTGCAGCGCGCCTTCGCTCTTGTTCACGGTCGAGCGCAGGTCCTCTGGGAGATGACTGGTGTCCAGATTCCGGAAGCCCCGGACCGGGTCCAGGTGATGCCGGACCACCTGCTCCAGCGAACCAATCGCGCCGTTGTGCATGTACGGCCCGGTCTCCGCGACATTCCGCAGCGGGGGGGTCCGGAACCGATAGCTGTCTTCCGGCTTCCCGGTGATGTCGCCGCGACCCCGGTCTTCACCCGGAGTCCCGGCCTTACCAGGACCGATCTCTGGCACCAGCAGGTTATGCAGCTTCTGGTCGGTCATCAGCGGGCCCGCATGACAACTGGAGCACTGGGCCTTCCCATAGAAGAGGACCGCGCCTTCCTTCTGCGTGGCAGTCAGCGCGTACTGGTCCCCCTTGAGGTACCGGTCAAAGGGGGTATCGAGGGTCGTCAGACGTTCCGTCTGGAACGCTGCGAGGGCGTTACCCACATCGGCGATGGAAAACTCCCAGATCGGCTGGTCGGGATACGCCGCCTCGATGAGTGGGACGTAACCCGGTGTAAACCGGACGCGATTCGCGATGTTCTGCCAGATCGCGGTCGTGGAACTTTCTTCCTCGCGCGGGAAGGGGGGCATGAATCCTCCGGCATCCGGACCGCCAGTCAGCGGTGAAAACATGCCGTCCTTCGCGTGCATTTCCCGGTCATCGATCATGGCGAAGAGGGCCTGGGCTGCCAGGGCACCGCTGAGCCCGGAAGGTAAATCGCTCCCCGCCGGCGTCACCAGCCTACCGGTCGAGAGTTCCTCCACCCGGGCATCCCACAGCATCGTCTTCATCCCCGGGAGCCCCCGGTTAAAGACATCCGTGGCATTTCGCGCGACCATCATCTGCCCTTCAAACAACCGACGCTCCTTGCCCAGTCCTTCACCCTGCGTCCCTTTCGAGAGGGGGATGGCGTCGTGCATCCGCAGGGTCGGGTGATGACAGCCCGAGCAGGAGATGTCACCCCGGGTGCTCAGGATCTTGTCGAAGAAAAGCATCCGTCCCAACTCGACCTCGTGCGGGTCCTGCGTCGCAGGAGTCGCC
This window contains:
- the tagO_1 gene encoding putative undecaprenyl-phosphate N-acetylglucosaminyl 1-phosphate transferase; the protein is MDFVLLLWIPLVFAMATTWLFTFRVIRFAHQREVLDHPDPRKIHKDPLALLGGLGVLVGFLVGLVSLMPVLGGIHISGVVQHPGDPEEALTVYRTLGIVIGGTLVFILGLFDDLYHLRPSSKALGQLAICVVVLCFGLSWDFVSNPFGPNALENMPWLRLLFRDDQGGLLVFHGYLNIFLTILWLMGCMNAINLSDGLDGLASGTTLIAGAAFLFLASLSDQHVAALLAAAMCGAALGFLPHNFPKAKIILGDAGSLLFGFLLGAIAIEGAYKTAAGLTLLLPFLILGVPIFDTTWAMIRRSLSGQPIGVPDKNHIHHQLLRRGLTPNQATLLLWSCTAALACVAIWVAGH
- the emrE gene encoding Multidrug transporter EmrE codes for the protein MTPYLLLGLAILFEIAGTTSMKLSVGFTKLVPSLGVVVGYGCAFALMAQTLKVLPLGVVYAIWSGVGTAGTALIGLWLFREALGAPQLAGIGLIIAGVVLLQWSTPPATG